One genomic segment of Desulforamulus reducens MI-1 includes these proteins:
- a CDS encoding DUF4351 domain-containing protein has translation MTVPTDHDRLFKELLENYFVKFMELFFKEASYFIDFSHLKFLSQEVFTDVTVGEKRAIDILVETKLKDEKQVILVHVESQSYVQKEFAERMFIYFSRLYEKYRCKVLPITVFSYDKMNDEPDTFELGFSFLDVLKFNFYKLELRKLNWREFIKSNNPVAAALLSKMGYRKEEKVQVKLEFLRMLTRLKLDPARAELIGGFFHSYLKLNQQEEEQFEQEVRRLGKKEAEIIMQITTPWHEKGRMEGKLEGQLALVLRQLKKRFGEVPEDIEKLIKSLNTDKLEEVGEALFDINNIDELRKMLH, from the coding sequence ATGACTGTACCCACAGACCACGACAGGCTGTTCAAAGAACTACTGGAAAATTACTTTGTTAAATTTATGGAGCTATTTTTTAAAGAGGCCAGTTATTTCATCGACTTTTCTCACCTAAAATTTCTTTCTCAAGAAGTTTTCACTGATGTAACCGTAGGAGAAAAACGGGCCATAGATATTTTAGTAGAAACTAAGCTGAAGGATGAAAAACAGGTTATCCTGGTGCACGTTGAATCACAGTCCTATGTGCAAAAGGAATTTGCCGAAAGAATGTTTATTTATTTCAGTCGCTTGTACGAGAAATATCGCTGCAAGGTATTGCCCATCACCGTTTTTAGTTACGATAAAATGAACGATGAACCGGATACTTTTGAACTGGGATTTTCATTCCTGGATGTGCTCAAATTTAACTTCTACAAGCTGGAATTAAGAAAGCTCAACTGGCGGGAATTTATCAAAAGTAACAACCCAGTGGCAGCGGCTCTACTAAGTAAAATGGGCTACCGAAAAGAAGAAAAGGTTCAGGTGAAGTTAGAATTTCTGCGCATGTTAACAAGGCTCAAATTAGACCCAGCAAGAGCTGAACTTATCGGGGGATTTTTCCACAGCTACTTGAAGCTGAACCAACAAGAAGAGGAACAATTTGAGCAAGAAGTAAGACGTTTGGGTAAAAAGGAGGCGGAGATCATTATGCAAATAACCACTCCCTGGCATGAAAAGGGCCGAATGGAAGGAAAATTGGAAGGTCAATTAGCTCTTGTTTTAAGACAATTGAAAAAGCGTTTTGGAGAAGTACCTGAGGATATAGAGAAGTTAATTAAATCTCTAAACACTGATAAGCTTGAAGAAGTTGGAGAGGCATTGTTTGATATTAATAATATAGATGAATTGAGAAAAATGCTTCATTAG
- a CDS encoding tyrosine-type recombinase/integrase — translation MDLLIRKNVPSGIILALKRLRGIGKILTKPDVTDYNPGSVSRSFKKFLERNKLPHIRLHDLRHFNGTMMLRYGITEREASARLGHSNLLMTKKYQHVLEDMDKESADKLNCIFKPSIDNALKLKEIR, via the coding sequence TTGGACTTACTTATTCGAAAAAATGTTCCAAGCGGTATAATACTGGCCCTCAAAAGACTGAGAGGGATAGGAAAAATTCTTACAAAACCAGACGTTACTGATTACAACCCTGGTAGTGTTAGCCGGTCCTTTAAGAAATTTTTAGAAAGAAATAAGCTTCCCCATATTAGGCTGCACGACTTACGACATTTTAATGGGACAATGATGCTTAGGTATGGCATAACAGAAAGAGAGGCCTCCGCTAGGCTGGGCCACAGCAATTTACTCATGACAAAAAAATATCAGCACGTCCTTGAGGATATGGACAAGGAGAGTGCTGATAAACTAAATTGTATTTTTAAGCCGTCAATTGACAATGCGCTAAAATTAAAAGAAATCAGGTAA
- a CDS encoding YetF domain-containing protein: MILIRTGFAFITLLIAARILGKQTIAQMTFFDFIAAITIGAIGAGFAYHIEKNPFNVLLSLLSFTTIVYITSYLSLKNKLARKIFAGEPTMVIQNGKILEHNMFKMRYDLDHLNHQLRQKGIFDIGQVEFAIVEPNGELSVFKKSQYRPLIPADLKIPTKYEGLAIELIMDGQVIEKNLRENNLSMEWLTTALSQHRITDLKDVAYACLSTNGTLYFDLYKDKITNPVDKG; encoded by the coding sequence TTGATTTTAATCAGAACTGGTTTTGCTTTTATAACCCTGCTAATTGCAGCTAGAATCTTAGGTAAACAAACAATCGCTCAGATGACGTTCTTTGATTTTATTGCTGCCATCACCATTGGAGCAATTGGGGCGGGATTTGCCTATCATATTGAAAAAAACCCTTTTAATGTTCTACTTTCCCTTCTTTCATTTACCACCATTGTTTATATAACATCTTACTTATCTTTAAAAAACAAACTTGCAAGAAAAATTTTTGCTGGTGAACCAACTATGGTTATTCAAAATGGTAAAATTTTAGAACATAACATGTTTAAAATGCGCTACGACCTGGATCATTTAAATCATCAATTACGACAAAAAGGTATTTTTGATATTGGTCAGGTGGAATTTGCTATAGTTGAACCTAACGGGGAGTTAAGTGTCTTTAAAAAGTCACAATATAGACCGTTAATTCCGGCAGATTTGAAAATACCCACTAAATATGAAGGACTAGCAATTGAACTTATTATGGACGGGCAGGTCATTGAAAAAAACCTACGAGAAAACAATCTTTCAATGGAATGGTTAACCACAGCCCTATCTCAACACAGAATCACCGATCTTAAAGATGTAGCCTACGCTTGCCTAAGTACCAACGGCACTTTATATTTTGACTTATACAAAGATAAAATTACCAATCCAGTGGACAAGGGGTAA
- the caiT gene encoding L-carnitine/gamma-butyrobetaine antiporter gives MSEQKKLKIDHIIFWPPLLLISIVCALIIKDPVRANEISNKALTWTTDKLGWAFEWYVVILFVISMYLIFGKYKDKKFGEGEPDFKTSTWLGMIFTSTSSAALIYWATIEWYYYMQTPPFGAEPFSVEAAQWGSAYGMYHWGLIPSAMYVVVGTAIGYNFFVKKRNVVKPSSVCGILGKHKDGLTGKVIDILYIIGMVAGVGTSLGLGTPLVAELLSKIFGIEHTLSLDGWILVAWIALFSTSVYLGLQKGIKVLSDIRVYLAFGVIIFVAVFGPTSYILNGFTDALGTMLQNIVRMSLYTDPYGKSGFPQGWTIFYWAWFLNCVLTYSIYLVRISKGRTVREFAAAVLGAIVLGEMVFFAVFTNYAMFAHYEGLVDLAKIMEQSGAARAIVEIWATLPLSIVLLPVLLIYSFVSTATFINGVAYTLAMVTTKEITENDEPSRLNRVVWALLLGSLAISLLMLGGLKPLQTASVLGGLPMMIVCIIIPISFFKEVKNGWVFANKDKN, from the coding sequence ATGTCGGAACAGAAGAAACTGAAGATCGATCATATAATATTTTGGCCGCCATTATTATTAATATCCATTGTTTGCGCATTAATTATTAAGGATCCCGTGAGAGCAAATGAGATATCGAATAAAGCTCTGACCTGGACCACAGACAAACTTGGTTGGGCCTTTGAATGGTACGTAGTTATTCTTTTCGTTATTTCTATGTATCTAATCTTTGGTAAGTATAAAGATAAAAAGTTTGGCGAGGGTGAGCCAGATTTTAAAACCAGTACATGGTTAGGAATGATTTTCACTTCAACCTCAAGTGCTGCGCTTATTTATTGGGCAACCATTGAATGGTACTACTACATGCAAACCCCTCCCTTTGGGGCTGAACCATTTTCGGTTGAAGCGGCACAGTGGGGGTCAGCTTATGGTATGTACCACTGGGGGCTTATCCCGTCCGCTATGTATGTTGTAGTTGGAACAGCAATCGGTTATAACTTCTTTGTTAAAAAAAGGAATGTTGTTAAGCCCAGTAGTGTGTGTGGAATTTTAGGCAAACATAAAGACGGATTGACGGGTAAAGTTATCGACATCCTTTATATTATCGGAATGGTTGCAGGAGTAGGTACATCGTTAGGTTTAGGAACTCCCCTTGTTGCTGAACTACTCTCCAAGATTTTCGGAATAGAGCATACGTTATCCTTGGATGGTTGGATTCTCGTTGCTTGGATTGCTTTATTCTCCACAAGTGTTTATTTGGGATTACAGAAAGGGATTAAAGTACTTAGCGATATAAGAGTGTATTTAGCTTTTGGAGTTATTATTTTTGTCGCTGTATTTGGTCCTACGTCATATATTCTAAACGGTTTTACTGATGCCCTTGGAACGATGCTACAGAATATTGTAAGAATGTCCCTCTATACAGATCCCTATGGGAAGTCTGGGTTCCCACAAGGTTGGACTATATTTTACTGGGCTTGGTTCCTAAACTGTGTTCTCACGTATTCAATTTATCTTGTACGAATTTCCAAAGGGAGAACGGTTCGTGAATTCGCAGCTGCAGTATTAGGGGCTATTGTTCTGGGAGAAATGGTTTTCTTCGCGGTGTTTACTAACTATGCTATGTTTGCACATTATGAAGGACTAGTGGACCTGGCTAAGATAATGGAACAATCTGGTGCAGCTCGGGCCATTGTTGAAATTTGGGCTACCCTGCCTTTAAGTATAGTGCTTTTACCTGTACTACTCATTTACTCTTTCGTCTCTACAGCGACGTTCATTAACGGTGTTGCTTATACTTTGGCAATGGTTACGACTAAAGAAATCACAGAGAATGATGAACCCTCAAGGTTAAATCGGGTGGTATGGGCATTGCTTCTCGGTTCATTAGCAATTTCTCTTCTGATGTTAGGCGGACTAAAGCCTTTACAAACGGCCTCAGTTTTAGGCGGCTTACCTATGATGATTGTTTGTATTATTATCCCAATTTCGTTTTTCAAAGAAGTTAAAAATGGCTGGGTATTCGCAAATAAAGATAAAAATTAA
- the caiA gene encoding crotonobetainyl-CoA dehydrogenase, whose product MDFRLTDEQELIVAGIRELMARENWDSYFAECDANSQYPERFVKELADMGIDSLLLPEEHGGFDAGLVTVTAVWEELGRLGAPTYVLYQLPGFNTVLREGTQEQIDKIMALRGTGKQMWNSAITEPGAGSDVGSLQTTYTRKDGKVYLNGHKCFITSGAGVPYLVVMAKDSENSKIFTEWFVDMTKPGIKIEKLPKLGLRMDSCCEIYFDNVELEEKDMFGKEGNGFQRVKEEFDFERFLVGCTNYGTALCAFEDAAKYANQREQFGEKIGRYQLIQEKFAHMAIKLTNMRNMLYEAAWKYDNGIMGSGEAAMCKYYCANAAFEVVDQAMQVLGGYGIAGDHRISRFWRDLRVDRVSGGTDEMQILTAGRQVLKKYR is encoded by the coding sequence ATGGATTTTAGACTTACAGACGAGCAAGAATTAATAGTTGCGGGAATTCGAGAGTTGATGGCCAGAGAAAACTGGGACAGTTACTTTGCGGAATGTGATGCCAACAGCCAGTATCCGGAAAGATTTGTCAAGGAACTGGCCGATATGGGTATTGACAGCCTTTTATTACCTGAAGAACATGGTGGTTTTGATGCGGGTTTGGTAACTGTAACAGCTGTTTGGGAAGAACTTGGAAGATTGGGTGCACCTACCTATGTATTATATCAGTTGCCTGGATTTAATACGGTATTGCGAGAGGGAACCCAAGAACAAATTGACAAGATTATGGCTTTACGCGGTACCGGCAAGCAAATGTGGAATTCGGCCATTACTGAACCAGGAGCCGGATCAGATGTTGGCAGTCTTCAGACCACGTACACTCGAAAGGACGGGAAAGTATATTTAAACGGACATAAATGCTTTATCACAAGTGGAGCAGGGGTTCCCTATCTAGTGGTTATGGCTAAGGACTCCGAAAACTCTAAGATTTTCACAGAGTGGTTTGTGGACATGACTAAACCCGGTATTAAAATAGAGAAGCTTCCAAAGTTGGGTTTAAGAATGGATAGCTGCTGCGAAATTTATTTTGACAATGTTGAACTTGAAGAAAAAGATATGTTTGGTAAAGAAGGCAACGGTTTTCAACGGGTTAAAGAGGAATTTGATTTTGAACGCTTCCTGGTTGGATGCACCAATTATGGTACTGCCCTGTGCGCTTTTGAAGATGCGGCCAAATATGCCAACCAGAGAGAGCAATTTGGAGAAAAGATCGGAAGGTATCAATTAATTCAAGAGAAGTTTGCACATATGGCAATTAAGCTCACCAATATGCGGAATATGTTATATGAAGCTGCATGGAAGTATGATAATGGAATAATGGGATCGGGTGAAGCAGCAATGTGTAAATATTATTGTGCCAATGCAGCTTTTGAAGTGGTTGACCAAGCGATGCAGGTTTTAGGCGGCTATGGTATCGCTGGTGATCATCGTATTAGTAGATTTTGGCGGGATCTTCGTGTGGATAGAGTTTCTGGAGGAACCGATGAAATGCAGATTCTTACCGCCGGCAGACAGGTACTCAAAAAGTATAGATAA
- the caiB gene encoding L-carnitine CoA-transferase → MSKGTSMPVFGNLHGLKVVYSAVEIAGPFAAQLMAEWGADVTWIENTFNGDSMRDTTYVKEVDRRNQRSISLNVFSEEGREVFLKMIEEADIFIESSKGPAFAKRGITDELLWKHNKSLVIVHVSGFGHYGVEDRVNRAAYDQTAQAFSGYLSQNGTQEQPMIASPYSGDYFTSLMIVGSSLAALYKAQKTGIGESIDMAMYEVLLRVGSYYMTDYLNAGITYPRAGARHQNLCGIGVYKCKDGFLSLCLYGAPQNKAILERIGLGHLWGTDEYPEGTTALWLDSPKADLIQQKIEEYLLSQPVDEVEKDFSDLKIAANKVMTIEEMVNHPHYLARENFIEWENVEGKKIKGPNIFPKFKKNPGQVWRPMPTLGMDTEDILTDLGYSAERIQELCDKGIIKKS, encoded by the coding sequence ATGTCAAAAGGAACCAGTATGCCTGTTTTTGGTAATTTACATGGATTGAAAGTAGTATACTCTGCAGTTGAAATTGCTGGACCCTTTGCGGCACAGTTAATGGCAGAATGGGGAGCAGATGTTACCTGGATTGAAAATACATTTAACGGTGATTCAATGAGGGATACGACGTATGTAAAAGAAGTAGATCGTCGGAATCAGCGCAGTATATCACTAAATGTCTTCTCAGAAGAAGGAAGAGAAGTATTCTTAAAAATGATTGAAGAAGCCGATATCTTTATTGAATCAAGTAAAGGACCAGCTTTTGCAAAGCGTGGCATTACAGATGAATTGTTGTGGAAACACAATAAATCCCTAGTAATTGTTCATGTTTCCGGGTTTGGCCATTATGGGGTAGAGGACAGAGTGAACAGGGCAGCTTACGACCAAACAGCCCAGGCATTTAGTGGGTACTTAAGTCAAAATGGAACGCAGGAACAACCCATGATTGCTTCCCCTTATAGTGGTGATTATTTCACTTCACTTATGATAGTGGGATCATCCCTGGCGGCCCTTTATAAGGCTCAGAAGACTGGCATCGGAGAGAGCATAGATATGGCCATGTATGAAGTTCTGCTTCGCGTGGGGTCATATTATATGACGGATTACCTCAATGCCGGAATAACCTATCCGCGTGCAGGGGCCAGACATCAGAACTTATGCGGTATCGGCGTATATAAATGTAAAGATGGCTTCCTTAGTTTATGTCTTTATGGGGCGCCACAGAACAAGGCTATTCTAGAAAGGATCGGACTGGGTCATCTTTGGGGGACTGATGAGTATCCCGAAGGCACTACTGCACTTTGGCTTGATAGTCCAAAAGCAGATCTGATACAACAAAAAATAGAAGAATACCTTTTGTCCCAGCCAGTAGATGAAGTAGAAAAAGACTTTTCTGACTTAAAAATTGCGGCTAATAAGGTTATGACTATTGAGGAAATGGTAAATCATCCCCATTATTTAGCCCGTGAAAATTTCATAGAATGGGAAAATGTTGAAGGCAAAAAGATCAAAGGTCCCAACATATTCCCTAAATTCAAAAAGAATCCGGGCCAAGTTTGGCGGCCTATGCCAACGCTGGGGATGGATACTGAAGACATCTTAACTGATTTAGGTTATTCAGCCGAGCGTATACAGGAACTTTGTGACAAAGGAATTATTAAAAAGAGCTAA
- a CDS encoding electron transfer flavoprotein — protein MRVITCCKAVPEEQDIVVAKDRQISFEKAEWKFGPYDLNAVEAGKQIVEAVGGQLSGLCAGGKILDNSKLKKDILSRGLDDLYVVMDETMEQADTYQSARVLEAAIKKMGDFDLVLCGVGSSDLYAQQVGNQLGELLGLPVVNAVNKITAQGDKVIVERALEDAIEVLEISLPAVLSVTSEINVPRIAGMKDIIAANKKPVKKFNLSEIEVADIQPSSMVLSTLAPEQVDRRLNILEGESDEVVDAFVKLLSAELK, from the coding sequence ATGAGAGTTATTACATGTTGTAAGGCGGTACCTGAAGAACAGGATATTGTCGTTGCAAAAGATAGACAAATATCATTCGAAAAAGCAGAATGGAAGTTTGGTCCATATGATCTGAATGCCGTAGAAGCAGGCAAACAAATTGTTGAGGCTGTAGGGGGCCAATTATCCGGTTTGTGTGCCGGGGGGAAAATTCTAGATAATTCAAAACTGAAAAAAGATATTCTTTCCAGAGGTCTGGATGACCTATATGTGGTGATGGATGAAACCATGGAACAGGCTGACACCTATCAGTCAGCTAGAGTATTGGAAGCTGCAATTAAAAAAATGGGTGACTTTGATCTGGTTTTGTGCGGAGTAGGTTCGTCTGATTTGTATGCACAGCAGGTTGGTAATCAATTAGGTGAATTATTAGGCCTACCTGTTGTCAATGCTGTCAATAAAATTACGGCTCAGGGAGACAAGGTCATTGTTGAACGGGCGCTGGAAGATGCCATTGAAGTTCTAGAGATATCCTTACCGGCAGTCCTGTCTGTTACATCTGAAATAAATGTCCCACGGATCGCAGGGATGAAAGATATTATTGCGGCCAATAAGAAACCAGTGAAAAAATTTAATCTGTCTGAGATCGAAGTTGCAGATATTCAACCGTCCAGTATGGTATTGAGTACGCTGGCACCTGAACAGGTGGACCGCCGGTTAAATATCCTGGAAGGCGAATCCGACGAAGTTGTGGATGCTTTTGTGAAGCTGCTTAGTGCTGAATTAAAGTAA
- a CDS encoding electron transfer flavoprotein subunit alpha/FixB family protein, with protein sequence MEKRGEYFMTVNNVFVITDNQNAVAELCSGARQLGDQVSVVLFGDKNQAAEAIALGADQVYLFGQSGDSVMIEAYSKSIAELLHAEKADLVMVYSSVRGKLIAGRIASQLGTSALSNISEFTVEDGSIIVKHMVYGGAAIRTEKALSDTVVVTVGTGVFEAMSKDATRQGKVIEVNPDVDNAGIRVLETRPKQGELVNLSAAKRVVGVGRGFASKDDLKMAEELAALAGAEMACSRPIAEGEKWMSKERYVGVTGVVLKTDIYIAIGISGQIQHMVGVNQAKTLVAINKDKNAPIFKHVDIGLVGDIYKVLPQIIEKIKA encoded by the coding sequence TTGGAAAAAAGAGGTGAATATTTCATGACTGTAAATAATGTTTTTGTAATAACCGATAATCAAAATGCCGTAGCTGAGCTCTGCAGTGGAGCACGCCAACTTGGTGATCAGGTATCTGTTGTTTTATTTGGTGATAAAAATCAAGCGGCAGAAGCCATCGCATTAGGGGCTGACCAGGTATACTTGTTTGGACAGTCTGGGGACTCAGTAATGATTGAAGCATATTCCAAATCCATTGCCGAATTGCTTCATGCAGAAAAGGCAGACTTAGTGATGGTCTATTCTTCCGTACGCGGCAAGCTAATTGCCGGACGGATTGCATCTCAATTGGGAACCAGTGCTTTGTCTAATATATCGGAGTTTACCGTAGAGGATGGCAGCATTATCGTGAAACACATGGTATACGGTGGTGCAGCCATCAGAACAGAAAAAGCGTTATCAGATACAGTTGTTGTAACGGTAGGAACAGGTGTATTTGAGGCAATGTCTAAGGATGCAACAAGACAGGGTAAGGTGATCGAGGTCAACCCAGATGTTGACAATGCTGGAATTCGTGTTCTGGAAACTCGACCCAAACAGGGTGAATTAGTAAATCTAAGTGCTGCCAAACGGGTTGTTGGCGTCGGCAGAGGCTTTGCAAGCAAAGATGATCTGAAAATGGCGGAAGAACTTGCCGCTTTAGCTGGAGCTGAGATGGCGTGCAGCCGACCAATCGCTGAAGGCGAAAAGTGGATGAGCAAGGAGCGCTATGTTGGGGTAACCGGCGTTGTCCTGAAGACAGATATTTATATTGCCATTGGCATATCAGGTCAAATTCAGCACATGGTAGGTGTGAATCAAGCAAAAACATTGGTGGCCATTAACAAGGATAAAAATGCACCGATTTTCAAACATGTTGATATTGGCCTGGTTGGGGATATATATAAGGTTCTGCCGCAAATCATTGAGAAAATCAAAGCGTAG